The sequence CCTATGGATGGAATTTCACTAAATTTGTTGTGCATCCAAAAAATATGGTAGTGAGGCAGTGTGTCGAATTTCATTAATtctgaacctttacatcacaacgTATTGGCTAGTGAAGTGCTAGATTTTTGCTTTGAGCAGTTTCCACTAGGTAGCGCTTCTCCACAAATTAATCGTAACAAGCCAGGGCAATGCACCTCCTTGAGGCcataaaaaaatcataattTTTGGCAAACCGGTTTTCGAAGCTATTGTCCAGAAAGTGCTTCCCCACGTCAGAGACACAAACCACCTATTCagtatcagccatgtggggctacaaccataccaagtttcatgttgactggtgaagtctaagtatatgatatCGCTGGCCAGAAAATAGAAGAAATAATAAAGATGAAGATAGAAACACTTCGACAAACACTATACCACATTATTACTATACTACAATTAATAAGATTACGTGACAGCGGTTTCTACCACATGGTAGGATGAGACGTTTGACATCTATTATTCATACTGTTAATCTTGACCCTGTTGTGGTTTGGGTAGAATATGCTTGCCATGTACCACAAGGAAAACCTCACATGGTACAGTATGTGTAAGTCTTCCCCCACCCCACAGTACATTAAAACCTGCTTGACGCTGCACTCGACCATCCTATTCTACTCGATTGGTCCTCAGGCTCTGGCACTTTTAACTAGGCATTTAGGGCAGATGAGACACAAATTAGGAGGTGAGGGGCTAGAGAGAGACCAAACGCAGCAAGGAGTGGGGCCGCCAGCATCCCAGAGGTGTAACAACTCACAACTCTGTccttcaccaaacacacactcacactggcacacatgcgtgcacacacacacacactcacactggcacacatgcgtgcacacacacacattcacactggcacacatgctGTAGGCCTATGAAGGTACACACAAGTCAGACCGACTCaggtgcactcactcacacacgcgcgcaagcgtgcacacacacgtgcacacacacacacacacacacccacacacacactcacaccatctcttcctctctgtctctctcacacacacacacatcctttgctcacacagaaatacacacacaggtgctgatttgctgcacagtgtgtgagagagaggtgctgaAGGCCTCACACCAGCTAATTGGCCTCAACGCTTGCCGGTGTGTTGAGGGTCAGTCCCAGCCGTCAGCACAGCATTCCCACAATCCCTCtgacaggtggggggggggggggggggggctgggcactgcagagctgagctgagctgagctgagctgaactGGGTGCAGGTCAGGGGCGCTGGGCGTCCGTCAGAGCAGCGGGAACATCCCACAGCTGCCTAACAGGAGGCTTCCAACTTCAATCCAGCCAGCACCAACAATAGGAGAGGTTAATGAAACGTGCATGTTTGGTTTAGGACTCAATGCACTGtttaacattctctctctctctctctcattcactcacagacacacagaataacacacacacacacacacacacacacacacacacacacacacacacacacacacacacaagtagtcTGCTCAGATGCTGACgcacaatgaataaataatattgGTAAAGAATGAGATTCATAAGCGACTGATGCACAGAAAATGCCTTCAGGAAGAAAGTTATCTCTTCAGTTCACATTCAGATAGCTTTATGAGTCAATTCAAAATGATGCCCTGGCTCATTAAaccaaaaacagacacaaaggaaGGTGCACACATGCATCTAAGCGTGATGAATGCCTACATTATGCATCATGTTCACTCTCTATGTCACTCATAAAGACAACACTATCATATCCTGTCCCATGAATAAACTGGTCTCTTACTCTGCTTCTGACATCagcaaaacaggaaaaaaaaaatcaaaaatggtcattaaatattgaaaaaaaaaaagccatttgaaTATTCTATGTCAGTTTTATGTCACTTCTTTTCTCCCCAAAAATGCCCTTAAAACCCAATAGTTCAAAATGTAGTTGAGACTCGGAGGTTATCTCAATTTGGTTATTAATTCCTAACTGGCCTTCATATTCAATTTCAGAGCTACAATTACTGTTCTAATGAAGTCATTGTTCTATTCAAATCACAGATATTATCTTTCAGGCACTGAATACAACCTTGCTTAATTTGATCTGTACAAATTAAGGCGAATCTCTGCAATACCATGGTCTATGCTTGCATACATGCATTGAATGGATAAATTATCAAGTGCTCTGGTGTGGATGTCCTCACGCATCCAGAAGTCCAAGCAACCAATGCTGGGAGAATCATCTATGTCTCAACACTGCCACCTACCGATAGTTTATGGGtcatctctttaaaaaaaaaaaactgttctctGGCGCCCGTCAGTTGTTTGAGAGAGTACTGTGAACAATAAAACAGCGTTTCATAGCATTCATACACATATAAGTATATATTACGCCAGTTGCATCATTTGAATGGGATTAACAAGATATGTACTTAACATATACATAATATATCGCTAGCTAATATACTGAATGTGAAATTTTGCGATTCTTGGAATTTGGAATTACTCCAATCAGTTCAAAACCTGGCGTCCAACGGAACCGTGACAACAGAGGTTCTACAGAGTAGAATCTATGCTAGCAGATAGGTGACTTTaattgatatatttttttaatgctacctgctacaactacaacaccCATTCAAGCTGATGGACTCTCATTTTTTTCTGAAGTTAGTATTCTTAAGATAAATTAGTTCTCTCATAATGTTTGCCAATAAACTAAATAACCTGACAGTTTTGAATGGCTAATGAGTCAACATGCTACAACATGGTAACTTAATATGCTATCATAGGTTAGATAACAGGCTAGCAATAGATATTGTTAAAGTAACGTTAACTattaagataaaaaaataaataattaagatGGCTTGTGAACACAGCTGAGTTTGTTTTTTCGGTGTATATTTTTCAGGATTAATACACCACAAAATATAGACTGAGAACTAGCTAGGGCTAGCCTGAAAGCTGCACGGCAGAAGGAAGAAGCAGCATGTCAAGACAATACGGCACTCTTGGTGCTCCACATAAGCAGCCAACGAATCCTAACAGGTGTGTTAATAATGTAATATCAGTCACATATTCCACAATGCTTCTCTAAAACTCTTGTCTTGACTTGTTAGATGTCATTTTTGTGTCGGATAATGTTGGCTTACAACGTTATAGGCTTGTTTCATGGTAATATTAGGTAAAGTGAGATAGCTAATATTGACTTGCACTTTCTGAGCACCACGCAATTATGAAACGCTTTCCATACTCAATcaccactctgtcttaaattaatACATTCTCAAACAGTTCCAAGAGGTTGTCGAgccatcaccatggaaacatggATGTTTTAGATGAGGGAGGGAAGAGCAACGAAAGCTCAACTTCAGTGGAGGAGATTTATCTTCCACCTCAGCTAGGGAGTTCCAAATGGCAACAGAATCGAGGTAAACCAACGATACGTGAAGATCAATTATGTATGTTTAGCAGTCAAGTTGTGTTAGAAATATTAACCGGCAATACTGTGTAATCAAAAGTAATAttatgtataaaatatatatataccatgtGCTGAAACTGCTAAAACTTTACAACcccctgctgttgttgttttgtcttctcagCATCTGTAAGCAGTAAGGCCACACTGGACACAACAAGGAGGTACACAGTGAACATCAGTAATACATGCCTGGGTGAGCAGCTGAGACTTGAGAACATAAAGAATCATCAAGCCACCCGATGCTCAGTCTGAAGCTCATGTTTAGATTCAATTAATtgagtggagggagggggttCTCTGATCAAATGTACCCACAGTGCCCCTCTAAatatttgtttacttgttttccTTTAAAAAGTTCAGTGCTCACAAAACCTTCTGCTTTGTGCTTCTGGTAACAGGAGAAAATGTGCTCATCATACCCTCTGTACTCTATCTGATAACTGTCATATTATTTCTGTACTGTTTTAATATACTACTGTGTGATTGAACAGGTTTAGAGGAAATAGATACAAAACATAGATAACCGAGAATGTAGTGGTGCTTCTGTAACAAACATAAATGAAGTTGGTATAGTTAAGACTTTTATATTAACCAGTTAGTCACAAAATAATATTGATGAACTGCAGTTAAAATGGTCTAAgatgttctcactctctcttggtAGATCGGACAGGATTGGATTGTAAAAACCGCACCGGTAAAAAAACCCTCCTTCCCCGCCGCTCAAGCTCGGACTTGTGCAAACTTGGACTGTCTGAGGAAGAGATCAAAACTGAAATAGAGAATGGTGAGAAATGCATCACCACTAGCTATGGCCATGAAAGAAAGTGCTGGTGCAGACCGCCAACAGGGACAGCTGGCGTGGCAAGGTCTACTCGTCCTCTGAACAGTTTGCTGGCTCGTGACTGGTTTTGGAGTTGGGTTATGTCCAATTCAGGAAATCAATCTTGTTTCACACAGTCCAATAACTCATTGCCATGTTCATGTCATTTTGTGTTATTAGACACGTTGGAGCTGGTCAGAGACCTGGTGAAGATGCCTCGTAAGACAAGGACCCAGGCCGTACGATCCCTGCCAGTGAGctgtgaggagaagagggacATTAGGTACACTGCATGGCAGGAGCAAGAGGACCATGTGCAAATAAAC is a genomic window of Clupea harengus chromosome 1, Ch_v2.0.2, whole genome shotgun sequence containing:
- the LOC122128652 gene encoding transmembrane channel-like protein 5 — translated: MSRQYGTLGAPHKQPTNPNSSKRLSSHHHGNMDVLDEGGKSNESSTSVEEIYLPPQLGSSKWQQNRASVSSKATLDTTRRYTVNISNTCLDRTGLDCKNRTGKKTLLPRRSSSDLCKLGLSEEEIKTEIENDTLELVRDLVKMPRKTRTQAVRSLPVSCEEKRDIRHRVLQGKISKGSLKRTCCTDCSEQVSLSLRRCWASVTACRERLALWHGAMKDIGGRFGSAVLSYFHFLKWLFMFNIFLLLFNLSFITVPEIVHMHNSTNNSTFKGLELLTGTGYFDKSVLFYGGYNGEVIKVGAYDMQLAYLLSMFTYMMLCGISIVYR